Proteins encoded together in one Anticarsia gemmatalis isolate Benzon Research Colony breed Stoneville strain chromosome 1, ilAntGemm2 primary, whole genome shotgun sequence window:
- the LOC142975512 gene encoding uncharacterized protein LOC142975512 encodes MSITEIIGASNMKVFVISVLCALVGHAAAGAIGWPGAVPLSSASVLQQTIISPPTKTTAYATSPFVNALPSSYIFAAAPQFAYHVPQVNHFAPYHPGYLSLAGPAHIPAANIYYPAQPAFPVFGSVAPPTLPSIPSGPPSPAFPGHPQPPHPPQPPKPILPGDKPSPPQHQPAGDADSAVIESAEFAGQRQENPQTTATPDYSTPQSTEAPAPQYPISTFPNFPGIPQIPQEGQTPSFPQFPQNPTEQGQTPSFPSNPQFGHEHGQSPAYPTYPQFPQESGQSPSFPSFPQTPQIPSDSTQGQVSPSYPQEQERFPQFPGIPQNIFSQGPSQAPASSFPGASNVDQGLNDEDTVSVESA; translated from the exons ATGAGTATTACAGAGATCATTGGTGCCTCCAATATGAAG GTCTTTGTGATAAGCGTTCTTTGCGCGTTGGTGGGCCACGCAGCCGCTGGAGCTATCGGCTGGCCGGGAGCAGTCCCACTTTCTTCGGCTTCTGTTCTTCAGCAGACCATCATATCGCCTCCGACAAAAACTACTGCTTATGCCACTTCGCCGTTCGTTAACGCG CTACCATCATCGTACATATTTGCAGCTGCTCCTCAGTTTGCGTATCATGTGCCGCAAGTAAACCACTTTGCCCCGTACCACCCTGGGTACTTGTCACTAGCTGGACCTGCTCATATTCCAGCAGCTAACATCTACTACCCCGCGCAACCAGCTTTTCCCGTGTTTGGATCTGTAGCGCCTCCCACCTTGCCCTCTATACCCAGTGGCCCTCCATCTCCCGCCTTCCCCGGTCATCCTCAGCCACCTCACCCACCACAGCCACCTAAACCCATTTTACCAGGAGACAAACCCAGTCCACCTCAACATCAACCAGCCGGTGACGCTGACTCCGCCGTGATAGAATCAGCTGAGTTTGCTGGTCAAAGACAAGAGAACCCGCAAACGACAGCAACCCCTGACTATTCGACACCTCAGTCAACTGAAGCACCTGCACCTCAGTACCCCATCAGTACCTTCCCGAACTTCCCCGGAATCCCTCAGATCCCTCAAGAAGGTCAGACACCTTCCTTCCCACAGTTTCCTCAAAATCCCACTGAGCAGGGACAGACACCATCTTTCCCATCCAATCCTCAATTTGGCCACGAACACGGACAGTCTCCTGCATACCCAACGTATCCTCAATTTCCCCAGGAATCAGGACAGTCACCGTCGTTCCCATCTTTCCCACAAACTCCTCAAATCCCTTCAGATTCGACGCAGGGTCAAGTTTCACCTTCATATCCCCAGGAGCAAGAACGATTCCCCCAATTTCCAGGAATCCCACAAAATATCTTCAGTCAAGGACCGTCCCAAGCTCCAGCTTCGAGCTTCCCCGGTGCAAGTAATGTTGACCAGGGTCTGAATGACGAAGATACTGTATCAGTAGAATCCGCCTAG